The following proteins are encoded in a genomic region of Clostridium kluyveri:
- a CDS encoding alanine/glycine:cation symporter family protein, translated as MEGFVNALNSIDSLLWGVPMIVVLFGTHIFFTFRTGFIQKKVFTGIKLSVTKDPDGEGDVSQFGALSTALAATIGTGNIIGVATAVTLGGPGAVLWMWFTGVFGIATKYAESLISVKYRVKTEDGTMLGGAMYALEKGLKMKWLGVIFCIFTALAAFGIGCSTQTNAVASTLHNSFGIPTWISGIVIAIFVGAVVIGGVQSITKVCEKLVPFMAIFYVLGCLIILVMNADVLGQTVVTIVKAAFSPQAAGGGFIGSTVAIACRYGAARGLFSNESGMGSAPIVAAAAKTKNPVRQALVSMTGTFWDTVVICLMTGLVIVSSVIKNPAIDTKTSSLLTSAAWDQIPVIGPIIIAIALAIFALSTVLGWSYYGERAAEYLFGKKVIKPYRVAWVIVALIGTLVSLDLVWTIADILNALMVIPNVIAMFFLSGVIAAETKKYVNNLDLPSEDKEKVS; from the coding sequence ATGGAAGGATTTGTTAATGCTTTGAACAGTATAGACAGCCTTTTATGGGGTGTGCCCATGATTGTCGTACTTTTTGGGACACATATTTTCTTTACTTTCAGAACTGGATTTATCCAAAAAAAAGTATTTACAGGAATTAAATTATCTGTTACTAAAGATCCTGATGGTGAAGGAGATGTATCTCAATTTGGTGCCCTTAGTACTGCTTTAGCAGCCACTATAGGTACAGGTAACATAATTGGTGTTGCAACAGCAGTAACTTTAGGGGGGCCTGGTGCTGTGCTTTGGATGTGGTTTACAGGTGTGTTTGGTATAGCTACGAAATACGCCGAATCTCTTATATCTGTAAAATATAGAGTGAAAACTGAAGATGGAACTATGCTTGGGGGAGCTATGTATGCCCTTGAAAAAGGACTTAAAATGAAATGGCTCGGGGTAATTTTTTGTATATTTACTGCTTTAGCTGCTTTTGGAATAGGGTGTTCTACTCAGACAAATGCAGTTGCATCAACTTTACATAATAGCTTTGGAATTCCTACATGGATTTCAGGAATTGTAATTGCTATTTTTGTAGGTGCTGTTGTTATTGGGGGGGTACAATCTATTACTAAAGTATGTGAAAAGTTAGTACCCTTTATGGCTATATTTTATGTACTAGGATGTTTAATTATTTTAGTAATGAATGCAGACGTTTTAGGACAAACAGTTGTTACTATAGTTAAAGCAGCGTTTTCTCCACAGGCTGCAGGAGGTGGGTTTATAGGATCTACTGTTGCCATTGCCTGCCGTTATGGTGCTGCAAGAGGTTTATTTTCCAATGAGTCAGGTATGGGTTCTGCTCCTATTGTAGCAGCTGCTGCTAAAACTAAAAATCCTGTGAGACAGGCCCTTGTGTCTATGACAGGTACTTTTTGGGATACAGTAGTAATATGCTTAATGACAGGACTTGTAATTGTAAGCAGCGTAATTAAGAATCCTGCTATTGATACAAAGACTTCTTCCCTACTTACAAGTGCTGCTTGGGATCAAATTCCTGTAATAGGCCCGATTATAATAGCCATCGCATTAGCTATATTTGCACTTTCTACAGTACTAGGATGGTCTTATTACGGAGAGAGAGCTGCTGAATATTTATTTGGTAAGAAGGTTATTAAACCTTACAGAGTCGCATGGGTAATAGTAGCCTTAATAGGTACACTTGTAAGTCTTGATCTTGTATGGACAATTGCAGATATATTGAATGCATTGATGGTAATTCCAAATGTAATAGCAATGTTTTTTCTCAGTGGAGTTATTGCAGCTGAAACCAAGAAGTATGTTAACAATCTTGATTTGCCTTCAGAAGATAAGGAAAAGGTATCTTAA
- a CDS encoding cation:proton antiporter codes for MEKALLNIVLILVFTKIGGIISRRMKMPEVLGALIAGVILGPVVLNIVQYDDNIKLLSNLGVILLMFLAGLETNVEEFKQAGLSSFIIAVGGIILPLVLGTLGAYMFFSDFWENIFVGVILTATSVSITAETLKELGKLNTRAGINILGAAVIDDILGLILISIVLAVAQTSGSNTEVSSTLSIVYVFVKVILFCVASIIAVAYMPKYMNKFKNYIKPGREFLTFSIAFAVLIAYIAEILGIAAITGAYIAGLILSSFVHREYLERNVKAISSGFLSLIFFASVGIEANLQGLTLEVVLITLVMFVIAVIGKVIGCGAAARLMKMSRSESRQIGAGMISRGEVAIITANIGLQKGIISEEIFLPTLIVVILTTIITPILLKLSFSHKRMAKLN; via the coding sequence ATGGAAAAAGCATTGTTAAATATTGTATTGATACTTGTATTTACAAAAATAGGAGGAATAATAAGCAGAAGGATGAAAATGCCGGAAGTGTTGGGGGCATTAATTGCAGGTGTGATACTTGGACCGGTTGTATTAAATATTGTACAGTATGATGATAATATAAAATTGCTTTCAAACCTTGGAGTAATTTTACTTATGTTTCTTGCGGGACTGGAGACTAATGTAGAAGAATTTAAACAAGCTGGATTGTCATCATTTATAATTGCAGTGGGGGGGATAATACTTCCTCTTGTTTTGGGGACTTTAGGGGCGTATATGTTTTTCAGTGATTTTTGGGAGAATATATTTGTAGGAGTTATATTGACTGCCACTAGCGTGAGTATTACAGCAGAAACTCTTAAAGAACTTGGAAAACTAAATACAAGAGCAGGCATAAATATTCTTGGAGCAGCAGTAATAGATGATATTCTTGGGCTTATACTTATATCTATAGTCCTTGCAGTAGCGCAAACCTCCGGTTCAAATACTGAGGTTTCAAGTACATTGTCAATTGTATATGTATTTGTAAAAGTAATCTTATTTTGTGTAGCTTCTATAATTGCAGTGGCATATATGCCAAAGTATATGAATAAATTCAAGAATTATATAAAACCGGGAAGAGAATTTCTTACATTTTCTATAGCATTTGCCGTACTTATAGCATATATTGCTGAAATTTTAGGTATAGCAGCTATTACAGGAGCATATATAGCTGGACTCATACTTTCATCATTTGTTCATAGAGAATATTTAGAGAGAAATGTAAAAGCAATCTCATCAGGTTTTTTATCTCTTATATTTTTTGCAAGTGTTGGAATTGAAGCAAATTTGCAAGGACTAACTTTAGAGGTAGTTCTTATTACTCTAGTTATGTTTGTCATAGCAGTTATTGGCAAGGTAATAGGATGTGGTGCTGCTGCAAGACTTATGAAGATGAGTAGAAGTGAATCCCGGCAGATTGGAGCTGGTATGATCTCAAGAGGGGAAGTAGCAATTATTACTGCAAATATAGGCCTTCAAAAGGGGATAATTTCAGAGGAAATATTTCTTCCAACTTTAATTGTTGTGATATTGACTACGATTATAACACCTATTCTACTCAAATTATCTTTTTCTCATAAAAGAATGGCTAAATTGAATTGA
- a CDS encoding D-cysteine desulfhydrase family protein, with product MIKIPEKINMANLPTKIEKMEKLSKKLGGPDIYIKRDDQTGTEISGNKIRKLEFSAAEALNKGCDTLITCGGIQSNHCRATAAVAVKLGFKCCLLLNGSNDAEVDGNLLLDKLLGAEIYFVSQKEYENRRMEVMKEIKTNMENKGLKPYIIPEGASNGIGGFGYYKAIEEIMLQEREMEVHFDGIVIAAGSGGTYSGLLLGSRILNYDAKIYGVNVCQNEKYFKDRIYEILHDSMKYIDVNLNFSKDEINIIDGYVGRGYALSREEELEFIKELAKLEGIILDPVYTGKAMYGLVQEIKKRKFSEYKNLLFIHTGGIFGIFPQRSQFRV from the coding sequence ATGATTAAAATTCCAGAAAAAATAAATATGGCCAATTTGCCAACTAAAATAGAGAAGATGGAAAAATTATCGAAGAAACTCGGTGGACCAGATATATACATAAAACGGGACGACCAGACAGGAACAGAGATTTCTGGGAATAAAATAAGAAAGTTAGAATTTTCTGCAGCAGAAGCTTTGAATAAAGGATGTGATACATTAATTACTTGTGGTGGAATTCAGTCAAATCATTGTAGAGCCACTGCAGCAGTGGCTGTAAAACTCGGTTTTAAGTGTTGTCTGCTCCTAAATGGTAGTAATGATGCAGAAGTCGATGGAAATCTTTTATTGGATAAGCTTTTAGGAGCTGAAATTTATTTTGTTTCTCAAAAAGAATATGAAAATAGAAGAATGGAAGTTATGAAAGAAATTAAAACCAATATGGAAAATAAGGGGCTGAAGCCTTATATTATTCCAGAGGGTGCATCAAATGGAATAGGAGGTTTTGGTTATTATAAAGCTATAGAGGAAATAATGCTCCAGGAAAGAGAAATGGAAGTACATTTTGATGGAATCGTTATTGCTGCAGGTTCTGGAGGAACCTATTCAGGACTGTTATTAGGCAGCAGAATATTAAATTATGATGCTAAAATTTATGGAGTTAACGTATGCCAGAATGAGAAATATTTTAAGGATAGGATTTATGAAATATTACATGATAGTATGAAATATATTGATGTGAACCTTAATTTTTCAAAGGATGAAATAAATATCATAGATGGATATGTAGGTAGAGGATATGCCTTGAGCCGTGAAGAGGAACTGGAATTTATTAAGGAACTTGCAAAGTTAGAAGGGATAATATTGGATCCTGTATATACAGGTAAAGCAATGTATGGATTGGTCCAGGAAATTAAAAAAAGGAAATTCAGTGAATATAAAAATTTATTATTTATCCATACTGGAGGAATATTTGGAATATTTCCTCAAAGATCTCAGTTTAGAGTTTAA
- a CDS encoding DUF445 domain-containing protein: MKVGYCKMNRYKATIILIIVTIGYLITCPFYKTFWGGLISSAFCASMIGGFADWYGIIALFKKPLGIPFKTEIIPRNREKILDGLVNMVTEELLSREYLKNFLLEYDTSKPILKFLFEDNGDKDIKKIVGLIVEESLTGGNRGINSNSLINRLMEFNLWKAIISSLQISLTKGGGDKVINFIIEEIQTIIKTEKASKILEELVSKTKVSYERGARRRAIVNTVVLDFILNLSPDKIAVIIQKDLVQYLNNIKNLDNEERIKFKKWIVIKLNNIVSDEDMEEKFKAWKINGFKDIGIDHYTGEQFKENKIIKSFTGEIENEIYSFICKFRDNIDMQKKVDVYLKTLLNKFIDNFHNSIGEVIKENLNKYSNDMLIELIESKAGNDLQLIRINGSVVGGLVGVLFFLLNNIF; this comes from the coding sequence ATGAAAGTGGGTTATTGTAAGATGAATCGCTATAAGGCAACAATAATATTGATTATAGTTACCATTGGATATTTAATAACTTGTCCTTTTTATAAGACTTTTTGGGGCGGATTAATAAGCAGTGCATTTTGTGCTTCCATGATTGGAGGCTTCGCTGACTGGTATGGTATTATTGCATTATTTAAAAAACCTCTTGGAATTCCTTTTAAAACAGAGATAATACCTAGAAATAGAGAAAAAATACTCGATGGATTGGTTAATATGGTTACGGAAGAATTATTGTCTAGGGAATATTTAAAAAATTTTTTATTGGAATATGATACTTCTAAACCTATTTTGAAATTTTTATTTGAAGATAATGGGGATAAGGATATCAAAAAGATAGTTGGATTAATAGTAGAAGAAAGTTTAACTGGGGGTAATAGAGGTATAAATTCCAATTCACTTATAAATAGATTGATGGAGTTTAATTTATGGAAAGCCATAATTTCTTCTTTGCAGATTTCTCTTACAAAAGGCGGTGGAGATAAAGTTATTAATTTTATAATTGAGGAAATACAAACAATTATAAAGACGGAAAAGGCTAGTAAGATACTTGAGGAACTTGTTAGTAAAACAAAGGTGTCTTATGAAAGAGGTGCTAGAAGAAGGGCAATAGTGAATACAGTGGTATTAGACTTTATACTTAATTTATCTCCAGATAAAATTGCTGTAATAATTCAAAAAGATCTGGTTCAATATTTAAATAATATTAAGAATTTGGATAATGAGGAAAGAATTAAATTTAAGAAATGGATTGTTATTAAACTAAATAATATAGTTTCAGATGAGGATATGGAAGAAAAATTTAAAGCTTGGAAAATAAACGGATTTAAAGATATTGGTATTGACCATTATACAGGAGAACAATTCAAAGAAAATAAAATAATAAAAAGTTTTACGGGTGAAATAGAAAATGAAATTTACAGTTTTATTTGTAAATTTAGAGATAATATAGATATGCAGAAAAAAGTAGATGTTTATTTAAAAACATTGCTAAATAAATTTATTGATAATTTTCATAATAGCATAGGTGAGGTTATAAAGGAAAATTTAAATAAATATTCAAATGATATGCTCATAGAATTAATTGAATCAAAAGCAGGCAATGATCTGCAGCTGATTAGAATCAATGGTTCTGTAGTGGGTGGCCTGGTAGGGGTTCTGTTTTTTCTTTTAAATAATATATTTTAA
- a CDS encoding DUF445 domain-containing protein, whose protein sequence is MRNKKIADVLLIILSIAFCISVFLKIHFHNNFYVRMIGFVIEAALVGGIADWFAVTALFKKPLGFSWHTAVIPRNRVKVVEQIVNVVENELLSKKILKEKIDELNIIDSIIEFIENSAKNKTVFYRQSKDFVEDIMGRIDSSNVTSFIEENFRHKLKECNLCLCLSSVLKFAVEDKHCKIIFKSIVEEVIIKIDEEKVNKEISKIIDKLVEDNVNKVKGFKKVLMEFALGLGKGTNTINVGDIASSIQEQIIEMLYGLKDEEELVHIEFLNKIQILIGKLKDDEELINSIEKWKQKTIAKIEVQDELQRMVTGISYIFKNESDEKIQSDMDNLMPLIKWAKNELHNYWNHLKSDNKFKSTVNDYIKELIYDMVKSSYGVIGTVIKKVLNNMTDESLNNFIQLKAGNELNWIRINGSIIGAIFGFIVFLFINQVYLPLITKIFHL, encoded by the coding sequence ATGAGAAACAAGAAAATAGCAGATGTGCTTTTAATAATTTTATCTATTGCTTTTTGTATAAGTGTTTTTTTAAAAATACATTTTCATAATAATTTTTATGTGAGAATGATAGGCTTTGTTATAGAAGCGGCTTTAGTAGGAGGCATTGCCGATTGGTTTGCTGTAACTGCACTGTTTAAAAAGCCTTTGGGATTTTCATGGCATACTGCCGTAATACCTAGAAATAGGGTTAAAGTGGTGGAGCAAATAGTTAATGTAGTAGAAAATGAACTTTTAAGCAAAAAAATATTAAAAGAAAAAATAGATGAATTAAATATAATTGATAGTATAATTGAATTTATTGAGAATAGTGCTAAAAATAAGACAGTTTTTTATAGACAATCAAAAGATTTTGTTGAAGATATTATGGGGCGTATTGATTCAAGTAATGTGACCTCATTTATTGAAGAAAATTTTAGACATAAATTGAAAGAATGTAATCTATGTTTGTGCCTCAGCAGTGTGCTTAAGTTTGCTGTAGAAGATAAACATTGCAAAATAATATTTAAATCTATAGTGGAAGAAGTAATTATAAAAATAGATGAGGAAAAAGTAAATAAAGAAATTAGTAAAATTATAGATAAACTTGTGGAAGATAATGTAAACAAAGTAAAAGGATTTAAAAAAGTTCTCATGGAATTTGCTCTAGGGTTAGGTAAGGGAACTAATACTATAAATGTAGGTGATATTGCTTCTTCAATTCAGGAACAGATAATAGAAATGCTTTATGGATTAAAAGATGAAGAGGAATTAGTTCATATTGAATTCTTAAATAAAATTCAAATCTTAATAGGAAAACTTAAAGATGATGAAGAATTAATAAATAGTATTGAAAAGTGGAAGCAAAAAACTATAGCAAAAATTGAGGTACAGGATGAATTGCAAAGAATGGTAACAGGTATTTCTTATATTTTTAAAAATGAATCTGATGAAAAAATTCAATCTGATATGGATAATTTGATGCCTTTAATTAAATGGGCAAAAAATGAACTTCATAATTATTGGAATCACCTTAAAAGTGACAATAAATTTAAAAGTACAGTGAATGATTACATAAAAGAATTAATTTATGATATGGTTAAATCAAGTTATGGTGTTATTGGTACTGTTATAAAAAAAGTGTTAAATAACATGACAGATGAATCATTAAATAATTTTATCCAGTTGAAAGCTGGCAATGAATTAAATTGGATACGCATTAATGGAAGTATAATTGGAGCAATTTTTGGTTTTATTGTTTTTCTTTTTATAAATCAGGTGTATTTACCTTTAATTACAAAAATATTTCATTTGTAA
- a CDS encoding Hsp70 family protein, translated as MSAVVGIDLGTTNSVISCVKRGKVETILLDGKNTFPSVVSISNGKIITGYPAKAKLIMDPSNTVGSTKRDMGKDITYIIGKQKMTPQDIACEILKAIKEKAEFTLGEEITQAVITTPAYFTSEQRKATKNAARKAGFNVLRLMAEPSAAAVSYGINQNKDQIIMVYDLGGGTFDVSIMKIRGNKFEAIAIDGDSRLGGDDFDEKICSVLYKRIKEDTKIDIEAGKEREHMAARQKIKEAAENAKIELSSKENTSVIIPNILRDYHLDFELTRDEYYDLIKPLIDKTIEKVKSVLKDANMTPEDIDRLILVGGATKTPIIREILKKEVRDPFTAPNVDEVVSNGAAILALSLSNSIASEESSTITDIFKEEFVLDEKVNFSYGVALLNSQNVLEFCPVVHKNTLLPCQAGLIAYTVDEYQKVVTFRVFRGEHKELEKDEEIGQLKISITKPEKEEVAVGAIFEMDDDNIIHFTGVELMENSYTMPIIRSAYENDGQLDLNLVEELIRSEKIKSKKIDIKAKS; from the coding sequence ATGTCAGCAGTTGTAGGTATTGATCTAGGTACTACTAATTCAGTTATTTCTTGTGTAAAAAGAGGAAAGGTAGAAACTATACTTTTAGATGGGAAAAATACCTTTCCTTCCGTAGTATCAATTAGTAATGGGAAAATTATTACAGGATATCCAGCTAAGGCCAAGCTTATAATGGATCCTTCAAATACCGTAGGTTCAACAAAAAGGGATATGGGAAAGGACATTACGTATATTATAGGGAAGCAAAAAATGACTCCACAGGATATAGCCTGTGAGATATTAAAGGCCATAAAGGAAAAAGCAGAATTTACACTGGGAGAAGAAATCACCCAGGCAGTAATAACTACACCGGCATATTTTACATCGGAACAGAGAAAGGCAACAAAAAATGCAGCCAGGAAAGCTGGATTTAATGTACTTAGGTTAATGGCGGAACCATCTGCTGCTGCAGTAAGTTATGGTATAAATCAAAATAAGGATCAAATTATAATGGTATATGATTTAGGGGGAGGAACCTTTGATGTTTCAATAATGAAGATAAGGGGAAATAAATTTGAAGCTATTGCCATTGACGGAGATTCGAGGCTTGGGGGAGATGATTTTGATGAAAAAATATGCAGTGTTTTATATAAGAGAATAAAGGAAGATACTAAAATTGATATTGAAGCTGGAAAAGAAAGGGAGCATATGGCTGCAAGACAGAAAATCAAAGAGGCTGCTGAAAATGCTAAAATCGAGCTGTCTTCAAAGGAGAATACCTCAGTTATCATCCCTAATATTTTAAGAGATTATCATCTGGATTTTGAATTAACAAGGGATGAATATTATGATTTAATAAAACCTCTCATTGATAAAACCATAGAAAAGGTGAAAAGTGTATTAAAAGATGCCAATATGACTCCAGAAGATATTGACAGATTGATTTTAGTGGGGGGAGCTACCAAGACTCCAATAATTAGAGAGATTTTAAAAAAGGAAGTAAGAGATCCATTTACCGCACCCAATGTAGATGAAGTAGTATCCAATGGAGCTGCCATATTAGCTTTAAGCCTTTCAAATTCTATAGCCAGTGAAGAAAGCAGTACTATTACAGATATATTCAAAGAAGAGTTTGTGCTGGATGAAAAAGTTAATTTTAGTTATGGAGTAGCTCTTTTAAATAGCCAGAACGTACTGGAATTTTGTCCGGTTGTTCATAAAAATACGTTATTGCCCTGCCAGGCAGGCTTGATTGCCTATACTGTGGATGAATATCAAAAAGTTGTTACATTTAGAGTTTTTAGGGGAGAGCATAAAGAACTGGAAAAAGATGAAGAGATAGGACAATTAAAAATTTCTATTACTAAGCCTGAAAAAGAAGAAGTAGCAGTAGGGGCCATTTTTGAGATGGATGATGATAATATAATCCATTTTACAGGAGTAGAATTGATGGAAAACAGTTATACAATGCCTATTATACGCAGTGCTTATGAAAATGATGGACAACTAGATTTAAATTTAGTTGAAGAATTAATTAGAAGTGAAAAAATTAAGTCTAAAAAAATTGATATAAAGGCCAAATCATAA
- a CDS encoding Hsp70 family protein: MAGLEIKYSKYKLGIDLGTSTSVVSVYENGKTRVLKINGKECMPSVVSFIDKNTKLIGEEAKGRAMLDPSNTVSSIKRHMGEEGYKLSIFEEDYNPEQIASEILSKLVDAAYEQKDFEPEGSLYDVVICVPANFTDNAKVATKKAAEMAGLNVLALLEEPVAAAIMYGFDSNKDQNVLVYDLGGGTFDVCVLKIQTKKNNADRDKYEILSKEGISKLGGDDFDRSIMEIINEDFKLKNKGIDLLDMEKDQGISKKKMKAAGQKLKEIAENVKIELSFKNSASVLFPNIIQTGEGELLHLDMEITRDTFEQAISHLVDKTYKIVKLALDNAKLSMEDIDKVILVGGSSLVPLVKNRIKEVFKVDPYSDFNPITIVAEGAAIFAASMGTSGEGDVFNIVTHNLGIMTEGMEFSNIIEKGTEIPKKASVVREKQYKTQKDEQTEVIIYVYQSSEDIAFVNEKDDEGREKAVFIGEFKLSNIPPAPKGEQKITVKFEVNEENIIKVTATALGTDSKEEITLNVVKE; this comes from the coding sequence ATGGCAGGACTAGAAATAAAGTATAGTAAATACAAATTAGGTATAGATTTAGGTACTTCAACTTCAGTAGTTTCAGTGTATGAAAATGGCAAAACCAGGGTGCTTAAAATAAATGGGAAAGAGTGCATGCCCTCTGTGGTATCATTTATTGATAAGAATACAAAACTTATAGGAGAAGAGGCCAAGGGCAGAGCTATGCTTGATCCTTCAAATACTGTAAGTTCTATTAAAAGACATATGGGAGAAGAGGGATATAAGCTGTCTATTTTTGAAGAAGACTATAATCCAGAGCAAATAGCTTCAGAAATTCTTTCAAAACTTGTAGATGCAGCTTATGAGCAGAAGGATTTTGAACCGGAAGGAAGTTTATATGATGTGGTAATATGTGTGCCAGCCAATTTTACAGATAATGCAAAAGTAGCCACTAAGAAGGCAGCGGAAATGGCAGGCTTAAATGTGTTGGCTCTTTTGGAAGAACCTGTAGCTGCAGCTATTATGTATGGATTTGACTCAAATAAGGATCAAAATGTTCTAGTATATGATTTAGGAGGAGGAACTTTTGATGTCTGTGTATTGAAAATACAGACCAAGAAAAATAATGCAGATAGAGATAAGTATGAGATTTTATCTAAAGAAGGCATATCAAAGCTTGGAGGAGATGATTTTGACAGAAGTATTATGGAAATTATAAATGAGGATTTCAAATTGAAAAATAAAGGCATCGATTTATTGGATATGGAAAAGGATCAGGGGATCAGCAAGAAAAAAATGAAGGCCGCAGGGCAAAAATTAAAAGAAATTGCGGAAAATGTAAAAATTGAATTGAGTTTTAAAAATAGTGCCAGTGTACTTTTCCCTAATATAATACAGACAGGAGAAGGGGAACTTTTGCATTTGGATATGGAAATCACCAGAGATACTTTTGAACAAGCTATTTCTCATCTGGTTGATAAAACCTATAAAATTGTAAAATTAGCACTTGACAATGCGAAACTTTCTATGGAAGATATTGATAAAGTAATCTTGGTGGGGGGATCCTCTTTAGTACCCTTAGTTAAAAATAGAATTAAAGAAGTTTTTAAAGTGGATCCCTATAGTGATTTTAACCCCATTACCATAGTAGCAGAAGGAGCGGCAATATTTGCAGCTTCTATGGGAACCTCTGGCGAGGGAGATGTTTTTAATATTGTAACTCATAATCTAGGTATTATGACAGAGGGTATGGAGTTTTCGAATATAATAGAAAAGGGTACAGAAATTCCTAAAAAAGCTTCTGTAGTCAGGGAAAAACAATATAAGACCCAAAAAGATGAACAGACAGAAGTTATTATATATGTATATCAATCCTCAGAGGATATAGCTTTTGTAAATGAAAAAGATGATGAAGGCAGGGAAAAGGCTGTATTTATAGGAGAGTTCAAGCTAAGTAATATTCCTCCTGCGCCAAAGGGAGAACAGAAAATAACTGTTAAATTTGAAGTGAATGAAGAAAATATTATAAAAGTAACTGCCACTGCTTTAGGTACGGATTCCAAAGAAGAAATAACTTTAAATGTAGTTAAGGAATAG
- a CDS encoding Hsp70 family protein, with translation MPYDSQNRPVIGIDLGTTFSSISFWTGQGVQTYSPRGNNVFQSVVYFDERSKEFIYDTVAFNSGIFEPSNVCIGVKRLMDNKDIKIKFGDRQFSPIDISAMILKYMYKSVQDMFPEGVYNASGVVVTVPYYFKANQLENTSQAAKKAGLNLVGIIQEPIAAALAYGCIHSSDNIKREETILVFDLGGGTFDLTIFRVKEDSENLIFEVLGIGGDDRLGGMDFDRALLKHIIQAEGIDFQSESNERLRKRGKQALMAEAIKAKETLSFTDNAYMAVLNVIPGVNVDRNFTRDEFQEIMEGYYERIRNIVKSTLNRANVTPEDINKVIKVGGSSKIPMFDSLLNDIVGKGKIYSDIDPSLCVSQGAAIYAAYLTGNLNTRKKITIIPVTAHALGVEDAKGKFVVLIHENRKTPARKTLTFYTDQDNCTDVDVQVYQGNHRIAKENAHIGTVHVSGLIPAPKRTLEINITFEVKENQIVIVTVEQKESKIKKTEVLKLY, from the coding sequence ATGCCTTATGACAGCCAAAATAGACCGGTAATTGGAATTGACCTTGGAACAACTTTCAGTTCTATTTCATTTTGGACAGGGCAGGGGGTTCAGACATATTCTCCAAGAGGAAATAATGTTTTTCAATCAGTAGTCTATTTTGATGAAAGAAGCAAGGAATTCATCTATGATACGGTGGCCTTTAACAGCGGAATTTTTGAACCTTCAAATGTTTGTATTGGTGTAAAAAGATTAATGGATAATAAAGATATAAAGATAAAATTTGGGGATAGACAATTTTCACCTATAGATATTTCTGCCATGATACTGAAATATATGTATAAAAGTGTACAGGATATGTTTCCGGAAGGAGTGTATAATGCCTCTGGAGTTGTAGTTACTGTGCCTTATTATTTTAAAGCCAATCAATTGGAAAATACTTCACAGGCGGCTAAAAAAGCAGGATTGAATCTTGTAGGTATAATTCAGGAACCCATAGCTGCTGCCCTGGCATATGGATGTATTCACAGTAGTGATAATATCAAAAGAGAAGAAACAATACTTGTTTTTGATTTAGGGGGAGGAACTTTTGATCTGACGATTTTCAGGGTAAAAGAAGACAGTGAAAATTTGATTTTTGAAGTACTTGGAATCGGAGGAGATGACAGGCTGGGAGGTATGGATTTTGATAGGGCTCTTTTAAAACATATTATACAAGCTGAAGGAATTGATTTTCAATCAGAATCCAATGAAAGATTGAGAAAAAGGGGGAAACAGGCACTTATGGCGGAAGCTATAAAAGCCAAGGAAACATTGAGCTTTACAGATAATGCCTATATGGCAGTACTCAATGTTATACCCGGAGTAAATGTGGATAGAAATTTTACAAGAGATGAATTTCAAGAGATTATGGAGGGCTATTACGAAAGAATAAGGAATATAGTTAAAAGTACGCTAAATAGAGCTAATGTAACGCCAGAGGATATCAATAAGGTTATTAAAGTTGGCGGCTCCAGTAAAATTCCCATGTTTGACAGCTTGCTAAATGATATAGTTGGAAAAGGCAAGATTTATTCAGATATTGATCCAAGTCTATGTGTTTCTCAAGGGGCAGCCATATATGCAGCATACCTTACTGGCAATTTAAATACCAGAAAGAAAATAACCATCATTCCTGTAACTGCCCATGCCCTGGGGGTTGAAGATGCTAAAGGTAAATTTGTAGTGCTCATTCATGAAAATAGAAAAACGCCTGCCAGAAAAACTCTTACTTTTTATACAGATCAGGACAATTGTACAGATGTAGATGTACAGGTTTATCAGGGAAATCATAGGATTGCAAAAGAAAATGCCCATATAGGTACAGTACATGTCTCAGGTCTTATTCCAGCACCTAAGCGTACTCTTGAGATAAATATAACCTTTGAAGTGAAGGAAAATCAAATTGTTATTGTAACTGTGGAGCAAAAGGAAAGTAAAATAAAAAAAACCGAGGTGTTGAAATTGTATTAA